A genome region from Timaviella obliquedivisa GSE-PSE-MK23-08B includes the following:
- a CDS encoding pseudouridine synthase: MPDRHILFHKPYNVLCQFTQEGIDPLRVSQKARQTLKDYIAIPEVYAVGRLDQDSEGLLLLTNNGRVQHRLSDPKFEHSKTYWVQVERIPDEAALQELRQGVTIQTYRTRPSQVRLLKDEPDLPPRNPPIRVRKAIPTAWLEIILTEGKNRQVRRMTAAVGFPTLRLVRVAIAHLRLDGLEPGQWREITDAEMKPLLKFSGNAR; the protein is encoded by the coding sequence ATGCCCGATCGCCATATTCTTTTTCACAAGCCCTACAACGTCCTCTGCCAATTTACCCAAGAAGGCATTGATCCCTTACGGGTATCTCAAAAAGCGCGTCAGACCCTTAAGGACTACATTGCTATCCCAGAAGTTTATGCGGTCGGGCGATTGGATCAAGACAGTGAAGGGTTGTTGCTGTTAACAAACAATGGACGAGTGCAGCATCGGCTCAGTGATCCAAAATTCGAGCATTCTAAAACCTACTGGGTACAAGTCGAACGCATCCCCGACGAAGCAGCATTACAAGAGCTTCGCCAAGGTGTAACTATTCAAACCTATCGCACTCGCCCATCTCAAGTGCGGTTATTAAAAGATGAACCTGATTTGCCGCCGCGTAATCCACCCATTCGGGTACGGAAGGCAATTCCGACCGCATGGCTAGAAATAATATTGACAGAAGGGAAAAATCGACAGGTGAGGCGGATGACTGCGGCAGTAGGATTTCCAACGCTGCGGTTGGTACGAGTGGCGATCGCGCATCTTCGCTTAGACGGACTAGAGCCAGGACAATGGCGAGAAATTACAGATGCAGAAATGAAACCGTTGCTCAAATTCTCAGGCAATGCTCGTTAG